From Anopheles darlingi chromosome 2, idAnoDarlMG_H_01, whole genome shotgun sequence, the proteins below share one genomic window:
- the LOC125949878 gene encoding cuticle protein 16.5-like isoform X2: MKCIAVVVMVALAVVAECGIVHHAPVVYSAPETTVVQQNVAPKYVVPAPITYATHATSYAAPAISYAAQTVSYAAPAISYAAPIAYSAPTVVAQPAVAVVAQKEARYVVAIRGAIHEAPLAGHAVNQQSLNVEPAPGTL, encoded by the exons ATGAAG TGCATCGCAGTTGTAGTCATGGTGGCtcttgccgttgttgctgagtGTGGCATTGTCCATCATGCACCAGTGGTGTACTCGGCCCCCGAGACCACAGTTGTGCAGCAGAATGTTGCCCCGAAATATGTTGTTCCCGCACCGATCACCTACGCCACTCATGCTACCTCGTATGCCGCTCCGGCCATCTCTTATGCTGCGCAAACCGTTTCCTATGCCGCTCCAGCTATCTCTTATGCTGCCCCGATTGCCTACTCCGCCCCAACGGTCGTCGCTCAGCCAgccgttgctgtcgttgcccAGAAGGAGGCTCGTTATGTTGTTGCTATCCGTGGAGCTATCCATGAGGCTCCTCTTGCAGGACATGCCGTCAACCAGCAATCCCTGAACGTCGAGCCTGCTCCAGGAACGCTGTAA
- the LOC125949878 gene encoding cuticle protein 16.5-like isoform X1: protein MKCIAVVVMVALAVVAECGIVHHAPVVYSAPETTVVQQNVAPKYVVPAPITYATHATSYAAPAISYAAQTVSYAAPAISYAAPIAYSAPTVVAQPAVAVVAQKEARYVVAIRGAIHEAPLAGHAVNQQSLNVEPAPGTL from the coding sequence TGCATCGCAGTTGTAGTCATGGTGGCtcttgccgttgttgctgagtGTGGCATTGTCCATCATGCACCAGTGGTGTACTCGGCCCCCGAGACCACAGTTGTGCAGCAGAATGTTGCCCCGAAATATGTTGTTCCCGCACCGATCACCTACGCCACTCATGCTACCTCGTATGCCGCTCCGGCCATCTCTTATGCTGCGCAAACCGTTTCCTATGCCGCTCCAGCTATCTCTTATGCTGCCCCGATTGCCTACTCCGCCCCAACGGTCGTCGCTCAGCCAgccgttgctgtcgttgcccAGAAGGAGGCTCGTTATGTTGTTGCTATCCGTGGAGCTATCCATGAGGCTCCTCTTGCAGGACATGCCGTCAACCAGCAATCCCTGAACGTCGAGCCTGCTCCAGGAACGCTGTAA